TCTCAAGAAAGAGTTGGTTGCTAAAAAAGACACCTATCGCATGTATGTCTGTGGAATCACTCCATATGATGCAACGCATCTTGGTCATGCCGCGACTTACTTAACATTTGACCTCATCAACCGATATCTACGAGCTACTGGCTCCGATGTTTTCTACGTTCAAAACATCACAGACATTGATGATCCACTTCTTGAGCGAGCAACAAGAGATAATCTGAATTGGGAAGACTTAGCTCACTCTCAAATCGACCTCTTTAGAGGTGATATGCAGAAACTGCGCGTTATTCCACCAGCTCACTACATCGGGGCTGTTGAGGCTATAGACCTAGTAAGTCAGGCAGTCACTGCCCTTCAAGCAGCTGGCACCATCTATTCCATCGATCAGGATCTTTTCTTCAAGAATTATTCCTCACCAGATTTCGGTTCTCTTTCACATCTTGATAAAGAAAGTATGAAAGAGATTTTCTCTCAGCGTGGAGGCAATCCAACACTTGCCGGAAAGACTGACCCACTGGATTGTTTGGTGTGGATGGCAAAGCGTGAGAACGAACCGGGCTGGGAATCTATCCACGGAGTTGGTCGACCAGGTTGGCATATCGAATGCACTGCAATAGCCCTGAAGTACTTAGAGCCACTTGATTCGGATGCGACATGTATCGACATTCAAGGTGGTGGAAGTGATTTGATTTTCCCTCATCATGAAATGTGCGCATCTCAGGCACAAGTTCTTACCGGTAAAGATCTTGCAGCGACATATGTTCACGCGGCCATGATTGGTTTGGATGGTGAAAAGATGAGCAAGAGCAAAGGCAATCTGGTCTTTGTTTCAAAACTCATTGCATCAGGCACAGACCCGATGGTTATTCGATTCGCTCTGATGTCACAGCACTACAGGTTAGATCGAATGTGGACAGAAGAATTGCTCATGCGAGCAACCAAGCGCGTGAGTGATATTCGA
This DNA window, taken from Candidatus Planktophila vernalis, encodes the following:
- the mshC gene encoding cysteine--1-D-myo-inosityl 2-amino-2-deoxy-alpha-D-glucopyranoside ligase produces the protein MKSWSSVVIPQLNSSIKFPQISLTNSKTLKKELVAKKDTYRMYVCGITPYDATHLGHAATYLTFDLINRYLRATGSDVFYVQNITDIDDPLLERATRDNLNWEDLAHSQIDLFRGDMQKLRVIPPAHYIGAVEAIDLVSQAVTALQAAGTIYSIDQDLFFKNYSSPDFGSLSHLDKESMKEIFSQRGGNPTLAGKTDPLDCLVWMAKRENEPGWESIHGVGRPGWHIECTAIALKYLEPLDSDATCIDIQGGGSDLIFPHHEMCASQAQVLTGKDLAATYVHAAMIGLDGEKMSKSKGNLVFVSKLIASGTDPMVIRFALMSQHYRLDRMWTEELLMRATKRVSDIRKAFSTSSVAPTTAVIEKLIGALSDDLDTATALAALDQWAADTLSGSSGGDAQELSVALDALLGLKL